A genomic segment from Pseudomonas sp. M30-35 encodes:
- a CDS encoding (2Fe-2S)-binding protein yields MTDPTESNIHDSDSTGQLFKELTTPSRRNFLRTIGISGMAAATAPMWAQAAQLETPIDDSDTPLAKGELRVSLKVNGQQHALNIPGNAVLLDVLRDRLQLTGTKKGCDHGQCGACTLHVNGQPMNSCLSLAAMHEGDEITTIEGLEQNGQLHPIQEAFWAHDAFQCGYCTSGQMMTAAAIIKDPNIGADDASVREAMSGNICRCGAYKNILAAVQDARGKLQGAS; encoded by the coding sequence ATGACTGATCCGACTGAAAGCAATATTCACGACTCAGACAGCACCGGCCAATTGTTCAAGGAACTGACGACGCCCTCAAGGCGCAATTTCCTTCGTACTATCGGTATTTCCGGCATGGCTGCTGCGACCGCACCTATGTGGGCCCAGGCCGCACAGCTTGAAACGCCAATCGACGACAGCGACACACCGTTAGCAAAAGGTGAGCTGCGCGTCTCGCTTAAGGTGAATGGCCAGCAACACGCTCTCAACATTCCTGGCAACGCAGTGCTGCTTGACGTATTACGCGATCGACTGCAATTGACCGGCACCAAGAAGGGTTGTGATCACGGCCAGTGCGGGGCTTGTACTTTGCACGTTAACGGGCAGCCGATGAACAGTTGTCTCTCCCTGGCCGCGATGCATGAGGGTGATGAAATCACCACCATTGAGGGGCTGGAGCAAAACGGTCAACTGCACCCCATTCAAGAAGCCTTTTGGGCACATGACGCGTTTCAGTGCGGCTACTGCACTTCAGGCCAGATGATGACCGCTGCGGCGATCATCAAAGACCCCAATATCGGAGCCGACGACGCCAGTGTACGTGAAGCAATGAGTGGCAATATCTGCCGCTGCGGCGCCTACAAGAACATTCTGGCAGCGGTGCAAGATGCCCGTGGCAAACTGCAAGGAGCCAGCTAA